A window of Candidatus Xiphinematobacter sp. Idaho Grape contains these coding sequences:
- the rplS gene encoding 50S ribosomal protein L19: protein MTFFEKIEKEQLKSEVVPFSVGDSVKVHIRVVEGDRERIQVYSGIVIARRGAGINASFTVRRLSFGEGVEKSFSLHSPRISRIQVERRGYVHRSKLYYLRRRKGKSAMTVRERSF from the coding sequence ATGACTTTCTTTGAAAAAATTGAAAAGGAGCAACTCAAGTCCGAAGTCGTCCCCTTTTCAGTCGGGGACAGTGTTAAGGTACACATACGTGTGGTTGAAGGAGATAGAGAGCGTATTCAGGTTTATTCCGGAATTGTCATTGCTCGGAGAGGTGCAGGAATCAATGCGAGTTTTACCGTGCGGCGCCTTTCTTTTGGAGAAGGGGTAGAGAAAAGCTTTTCGCTTCACTCCCCCAGAATTTCTAGGATCCAAGTGGAAAGAAGGGGGTACGTTCATCGTTCTAAACTCTATTACTTGCGTAGACGCAAAGGAAAATCTGCCATGACAGTCAGGGAGAGATCCTTCTAA
- the ftsH gene encoding ATP-dependent zinc metalloprotease FtsH — protein sequence MAENKHNQSKESRRRLSNNNDKEPQVNWRGLLLVVVAIALLGGALLVRGGAFSQSEDISNSRFYQLLKESRVVSTPGRQLSINVEEGRKTETIVGFYRKGGAAAGSDHGLQAFQTTAFIAYDGDQLKQALQEAGIKPNIRSQSNALASTLINTVPILLLFIAIYFFFRSQIKIAGKGALSFGKSKARMMARDKNRATFKDVAGIEEAKEDVSELVDFLKDPKKFQKLGGRIPKGVLMVGPPGTGKTLLARAIAGEAEVPFFSISGSDFVEMFVGVGASRVRDMFEQGKKSAPCLMFIDEIDAVGRHRGHGLGGGHDEREQTLNQLLVEMDGFDTQDGVIIIAATNRPDVLDPALLRPGRFDRQVVVSLPDVKGREEILKVHAKRIKLDGNADLTTLARGTPGYSGAELANVINEAALMAARKGLPAVTMQELEESRDKVRWGKERRSLAMSEREKISTAWHESGHALLNVLLEHTSPLHKVTIIPRGPYLGATMHLPEGDKYSTQQKEAADSLVVMMGGRIAEEMFTNDISNGAAGDIKQATQLTRKMVCEWGMSDLGMVRYSENSDYVFFAREMMRGREYSEDTARQIDSEVKRIINDAYARATTILRKNRRKIKLIASALLEYETLSAIHVKEIIEFGELRNPPVMVPKPPPLPPSPPTSPTTPSIPSDKEQRIPPGGLPAPAPA from the coding sequence ATGGCCGAAAACAAACATAACCAAAGCAAGGAAAGTCGCAGACGACTCAGCAACAATAATGACAAAGAGCCCCAGGTTAATTGGCGTGGCTTGCTTCTGGTAGTGGTAGCTATTGCTTTGCTGGGAGGAGCTTTACTGGTGCGTGGGGGAGCTTTTTCCCAATCGGAGGATATTTCCAATTCTCGCTTTTACCAGCTCCTCAAGGAGTCAAGAGTCGTTTCCACCCCTGGCCGCCAGCTTTCTATCAATGTAGAAGAGGGACGCAAGACAGAAACTATTGTTGGATTTTACCGAAAGGGGGGGGCAGCTGCTGGTTCAGATCACGGGCTGCAGGCTTTCCAAACCACAGCATTTATTGCCTATGACGGTGATCAGCTAAAGCAAGCTCTCCAGGAGGCCGGGATTAAGCCAAATATCCGGTCTCAGTCTAACGCTTTGGCTAGCACACTGATCAATACAGTACCTATCCTCCTGCTTTTTATTGCCATCTATTTTTTCTTCCGCTCCCAAATCAAGATAGCTGGAAAGGGAGCCCTTAGCTTCGGCAAGAGCAAGGCCCGTATGATGGCCCGTGATAAAAACCGTGCTACTTTTAAAGATGTTGCAGGTATTGAAGAGGCGAAGGAGGATGTCTCTGAGTTGGTAGATTTTCTAAAGGATCCAAAGAAGTTTCAGAAGCTCGGCGGCCGCATCCCAAAAGGTGTACTGATGGTAGGACCACCTGGTACAGGAAAAACCCTCCTGGCACGTGCTATTGCTGGAGAAGCGGAGGTTCCCTTTTTTAGTATTAGTGGTTCAGACTTTGTCGAGATGTTTGTGGGGGTAGGGGCTTCCCGAGTACGGGATATGTTTGAGCAGGGAAAGAAAAGTGCTCCTTGCCTAATGTTCATCGATGAAATCGACGCTGTCGGGCGTCACCGTGGACATGGCTTAGGGGGTGGGCACGATGAACGGGAGCAAACCCTCAATCAGCTTCTTGTAGAGATGGATGGATTCGATACCCAAGATGGAGTTATCATCATAGCTGCCACTAATCGCCCCGACGTGCTAGATCCTGCGCTGCTGCGACCCGGGCGTTTCGACCGACAGGTCGTTGTTAGCCTCCCCGACGTCAAGGGAAGGGAGGAGATTCTTAAGGTGCATGCAAAGAGAATCAAACTTGACGGGAACGCAGACCTTACTACTTTGGCCCGTGGCACGCCAGGTTACTCTGGTGCAGAGCTTGCCAACGTCATCAATGAAGCGGCTCTTATGGCTGCCAGGAAGGGACTTCCAGCAGTTACTATGCAGGAGCTTGAAGAATCTCGTGACAAGGTACGATGGGGAAAGGAACGTCGCAGCTTAGCCATGAGTGAGCGGGAAAAAATCTCTACCGCGTGGCACGAGTCAGGACATGCTCTACTGAATGTTCTCCTGGAACATACCAGTCCACTACACAAGGTTACCATCATCCCCCGTGGCCCGTATTTGGGTGCTACCATGCACCTTCCGGAAGGAGATAAATATTCCACCCAGCAGAAAGAGGCGGCTGATTCTCTCGTCGTCATGATGGGTGGTCGCATTGCCGAAGAAATGTTTACAAATGATATCTCTAACGGTGCTGCTGGAGACATCAAACAGGCAACCCAATTAACTCGAAAGATGGTATGCGAATGGGGTATGAGTGACCTAGGAATGGTCCGTTACAGTGAGAATAGTGACTACGTCTTTTTTGCACGGGAAATGATGCGCGGCCGTGAATACAGTGAGGATACCGCAAGGCAAATCGATTCTGAGGTTAAACGCATCATTAACGATGCCTATGCACGTGCCACCACAATCCTGAGAAAGAATAGGAGGAAAATCAAACTTATTGCTAGTGCTCTTCTTGAGTACGAAACTTTGAGCGCTATTCACGTCAAGGAAATCATCGAATTTGGCGAATTACGCAACCCCCCTGTTATGGTACCTAAACCACCCCCATTACCTCCCTCTCCTCCAACTTCTCCTACCACCCCGTCCATACCAAGTGATAAGGAGCAACGTATCCCCCCAGGGGGCCTTCCTGCCCCAGCACCCGCGTAA
- the rnc gene encoding ribonuclease III — MNPLEMQIGYKFRNPLLLAEALTHPSISSERKSFPFDNQRLEFLGDSVLQLVVTEHLYALFPNSSEGELTKLRARVVSRDNLKDHAATLSLGRYLMIGHGEDVSGGRTRASTLADAFESLVGAVYLDGGLEQVRRFILQQIQSSFEKLLQDSEKSNPKGELQEILQAISQATPEYILLNQSGPEHRKHFQCSVTWERRELGRGTGSSKKMAEVAAANAALTDRAWGRLRLR, encoded by the coding sequence ATGAATCCATTAGAAATGCAAATCGGATATAAGTTCCGAAACCCCCTCCTTCTAGCAGAAGCTCTCACTCATCCAAGTATTTCCTCGGAACGTAAAAGTTTTCCGTTTGACAATCAGCGGTTGGAATTTCTCGGAGATTCAGTGTTGCAGCTAGTAGTTACCGAGCATCTCTATGCTCTCTTCCCTAACTCCAGCGAGGGGGAACTCACCAAGCTACGAGCAAGGGTGGTTTCACGAGATAACCTTAAAGATCATGCAGCCACTCTTAGCCTCGGAAGATACCTCATGATAGGCCATGGAGAAGATGTTAGCGGAGGACGTACCCGCGCTTCAACACTAGCTGATGCTTTTGAGTCTCTAGTTGGCGCAGTCTATCTAGACGGAGGACTAGAACAGGTTCGCAGGTTTATTCTCCAACAAATACAAAGCAGTTTTGAAAAACTTCTGCAGGACTCTGAGAAATCTAATCCCAAAGGCGAACTACAAGAGATCCTTCAGGCTATTTCCCAAGCCACACCAGAGTATATCCTGCTCAACCAGAGCGGTCCAGAACACCGAAAACACTTTCAGTGCAGCGTGACATGGGAAAGGCGAGAACTTGGCCGTGGCACTGGAAGTAGTAAAAAAATGGCGGAAGTGGCAGCGGCTAATGCAGCACTGACTGATCGCGCCTGGGGGAGACTCAGACTCCGCTAA
- a CDS encoding menaquinone biosynthesis family protein: protein MTTKHSEQLSKFGSHKPISSVDCPMTSWKDTLLMIGHSPDLDDAFMFYAMVEEKIDLRGYRFRHVLQDIESLNKQATRGELHVSAVSIHAYAYLRDEYLLLPIGASIGDGYGPLLVAHHTTSVPSFFSLDDCRKWLLNQRIAVPGRTTTAYLTTRIFLGEFKHISVPFDKIFSTVKNGEADVGLLIHEGQLTYLRQGFKKVLDLGEWWKSYTQLPLPLGGNVIRKDIPPSVQRDIAEILRGSIQYGLQHQSSAIEYSLPYARGMGVALAHQFIRMYVNDYTLDYGRKGCQALERLFSEAYRVGVVSPLILPQFAYGKEPHLLQENL from the coding sequence TTGACAACAAAACATTCCGAGCAATTAAGTAAGTTTGGAAGTCATAAACCTATTTCTTCTGTGGACTGCCCTATGACTAGTTGGAAGGACACTCTCCTCATGATAGGTCACTCTCCGGACCTAGATGACGCTTTTATGTTCTATGCAATGGTTGAGGAAAAAATCGACCTAAGGGGATACCGTTTCCGGCATGTTCTTCAGGATATCGAGTCGCTCAATAAACAGGCTACGCGGGGAGAACTGCATGTTTCAGCAGTTTCCATTCATGCCTATGCTTATCTAAGGGATGAGTACCTACTTCTTCCTATCGGAGCAAGCATAGGAGATGGCTATGGTCCCCTGTTGGTTGCCCACCACACAACCTCTGTACCTTCCTTCTTTTCCCTAGATGATTGTAGAAAATGGCTTCTTAACCAACGCATCGCCGTCCCGGGACGCACGACTACTGCTTACCTAACCACACGGATTTTTTTAGGAGAATTCAAGCATATTAGTGTCCCCTTCGATAAAATTTTCTCCACGGTAAAAAACGGAGAAGCGGACGTTGGCCTCCTTATTCACGAAGGCCAGCTCACCTATCTAAGGCAAGGCTTTAAAAAAGTATTAGATCTAGGGGAATGGTGGAAATCCTATACACAACTCCCACTCCCATTGGGAGGGAATGTGATCCGGAAAGACATTCCTCCCTCTGTCCAAAGAGATATCGCGGAGATCCTTAGAGGAAGCATCCAATACGGACTTCAGCATCAAAGCTCTGCCATAGAGTACAGCCTGCCCTACGCTCGTGGAATGGGAGTGGCGCTTGCACACCAATTTATCCGAATGTACGTTAATGACTACACGCTTGACTATGGTAGGAAGGGGTGTCAAGCTCTCGAGAGGCTTTTCTCCGAGGCATACAGAGTGGGGGTTGTGTCGCCTCTTATTCTCCCGCAATTTGCTTATGGAAAGGAGCCCCATCTTTTGCAGGAGAATCTCTGA
- a CDS encoding DJ-1 family glyoxalase III: MKVPSVCCLLASGFEEIEALVPVDVLRRAGGTVVLATVEKKLEIRGCNGILVTVDTLLSETAAPALSRGGKPQFDVLMIPGGREGVSRLREDGRAQQLAAAYEKDGAWVAAICAGPIVLSDAGLLEYRRFTAHSSLSRELPYAFVTTERVVVDRRIVTSRGAGTALDFGLTLVGLLMGTQKMEEISHSIMA, encoded by the coding sequence ATGAAGGTACCATCCGTTTGTTGCTTACTCGCTAGTGGTTTTGAAGAGATAGAAGCCCTGGTACCAGTGGATGTGCTGAGGCGTGCAGGCGGTACAGTAGTGCTTGCTACGGTGGAGAAGAAACTAGAGATAAGAGGATGCAATGGAATTTTGGTAACGGTAGATACTCTGCTTTCAGAAACTGCTGCCCCAGCCCTCTCCAGGGGGGGGAAGCCCCAGTTCGATGTTCTGATGATACCAGGTGGCCGGGAGGGCGTTTCTAGATTACGGGAAGATGGCCGTGCGCAGCAGCTGGCAGCTGCCTATGAGAAAGACGGGGCCTGGGTTGCAGCTATTTGTGCTGGACCAATAGTTCTCTCCGATGCTGGGCTGCTGGAATACCGCCGCTTCACGGCGCATTCTTCCCTTTCCAGAGAGCTACCTTATGCCTTTGTTACTACAGAGCGCGTAGTGGTGGATAGGCGCATCGTGACGTCCCGTGGTGCCGGAACCGCACTCGATTTTGGCCTGACCTTGGTAGGCCTCCTCATGGGCACCCAAAAGATGGAAGAGATCTCTCACTCCATCATGGCTTGA